A single region of the Arthrobacter sp. zg-Y20 genome encodes:
- the tkt gene encoding transketolase — protein sequence MEEQELTWTETDRKAVDTVRVLAADAVEKVGNGHPGTAMSLAPAAYLLFQKVMRHDPSDPHWIGRDRFVLSPGHTSLTLYIELFLAGYGLELEDLKSLRTWGSKTPGHPEYRHTDGVEITTGPLGQGLASSVGFAFAQRRLRGLLDADAAEGTSPFDHTVWVIASDGDLQEGVTAEASSLAGHQELGNLVVIYDENHISIEDDTDIAFTEDVLKRYEAYGWHTQRVDWTKTGEYVEDVNELYNALMAAKAETGRPSIISLRTIIGWPAPNKQNTGKIHGSALGTDEVAALKETLGFDPAKSFDVDPEVLEHARQAVARGAEEHTKWNEGFKAWQEANSEGSALLARLEKGELPQGWEASLPVFEAGKDMSTRAASGKVLSAIGPALPELWGGSADLAESNNTTIEGSPSFIPAGKQTNAWAGNPYGRVLHFGIREHAAAAIVNGITMDSNTRAFSGTFLIFSDYQRPAIRLGALMGVPAIYVWTHDSIGLGEDGPTHQPVEQLASLRAIPGLDVVRPGDANEVAVAWRTILENTENPAGIVLTRQNIPTYARGEGAATANTFASAEGAARGGYVLAEAVRDGLVVTPDVILVGTGSEVQLAVEAREALAAEGVAARVVSMPSIEWFNKQDQDYREAVLPQDIRARVSVEAGIALGWREVVGDAGRSVSLEHFGASADYKTLYREFGITADAVAQAARDSLAAVSGSGSAPAGTTGASSGAKSTETGDQQ from the coding sequence ATGGAAGAGCAAGAACTGACCTGGACCGAAACGGACCGCAAGGCAGTGGACACTGTCCGCGTCCTGGCGGCCGACGCCGTGGAAAAGGTCGGCAACGGCCATCCCGGCACGGCCATGAGCCTGGCCCCTGCCGCGTACCTTCTGTTCCAGAAGGTCATGCGCCACGATCCGTCGGATCCGCACTGGATCGGCCGCGACCGGTTCGTCCTCTCCCCCGGGCACACATCCCTGACCCTGTACATTGAGCTCTTCCTCGCCGGCTACGGCCTGGAACTCGAAGACCTGAAGTCGCTGCGCACCTGGGGCTCCAAGACCCCCGGCCACCCCGAGTACCGCCACACCGACGGCGTCGAGATCACCACGGGCCCGCTGGGCCAGGGCCTGGCTTCCTCGGTTGGTTTCGCTTTCGCCCAGCGCCGCCTGCGCGGCCTGCTGGACGCCGACGCCGCAGAAGGCACCAGCCCGTTCGACCACACTGTCTGGGTTATCGCGTCCGACGGCGACCTGCAGGAAGGCGTCACCGCCGAAGCCTCCTCGCTGGCCGGGCACCAGGAACTGGGCAACCTGGTCGTGATCTACGACGAGAACCACATCTCCATCGAAGACGACACCGACATTGCCTTCACCGAAGACGTGCTCAAGCGTTACGAAGCGTACGGCTGGCACACCCAGCGCGTGGACTGGACCAAGACCGGCGAATACGTCGAAGACGTCAACGAGCTCTACAACGCCCTGATGGCGGCCAAGGCCGAAACCGGCCGGCCGTCCATCATTTCGCTGCGCACGATCATCGGCTGGCCTGCTCCGAACAAGCAGAACACCGGCAAGATCCACGGCTCCGCCCTGGGCACCGACGAGGTAGCCGCGCTGAAGGAAACACTGGGCTTCGACCCGGCTAAGAGCTTCGACGTCGACCCCGAGGTCCTCGAGCACGCCCGTCAGGCAGTAGCCCGCGGTGCCGAGGAACACACCAAGTGGAACGAAGGCTTCAAGGCCTGGCAGGAAGCCAACAGCGAAGGTTCGGCCCTGCTGGCCCGCCTGGAGAAGGGCGAACTGCCCCAGGGCTGGGAAGCGTCGCTGCCCGTCTTCGAAGCAGGCAAGGACATGTCCACCCGCGCCGCGTCCGGCAAGGTCCTCTCCGCCATCGGCCCGGCCCTGCCCGAACTGTGGGGCGGTTCCGCTGACCTCGCGGAGTCCAACAACACCACAATCGAAGGCTCCCCGTCCTTCATTCCCGCCGGGAAGCAGACCAACGCCTGGGCCGGCAACCCCTACGGCCGGGTGCTGCACTTCGGCATCCGCGAGCATGCAGCCGCGGCGATCGTCAACGGCATCACGATGGACAGCAACACCCGCGCGTTCTCCGGTACGTTCCTGATCTTCAGCGACTACCAGCGCCCGGCCATCCGCCTTGGTGCCCTGATGGGCGTTCCGGCCATCTACGTCTGGACCCACGACTCCATCGGGCTCGGCGAAGACGGACCGACCCACCAGCCGGTGGAACAGCTCGCGTCCCTGCGCGCCATTCCCGGGCTCGACGTCGTGCGTCCGGGCGACGCCAACGAGGTGGCCGTGGCCTGGCGGACCATCCTGGAGAACACCGAGAACCCGGCCGGCATTGTGCTGACCCGGCAGAACATTCCCACCTACGCCCGGGGTGAAGGTGCGGCTACCGCCAACACGTTCGCCTCGGCAGAGGGCGCCGCCCGAGGCGGCTACGTGCTGGCCGAAGCTGTACGCGACGGCTTGGTTGTCACCCCGGACGTCATCCTGGTGGGCACCGGTTCCGAGGTCCAGCTGGCCGTCGAGGCCCGCGAAGCCCTCGCCGCCGAAGGCGTGGCGGCCCGCGTCGTCTCGATGCCCAGCATCGAATGGTTCAACAAGCAGGACCAGGACTACCGCGAGGCCGTGCTGCCCCAGGACATCCGGGCCCGCGTCTCCGTGGAAGCCGGCATCGCCCTGGGCTGGCGCGAGGTTGTCGGCGACGCCGGCCGCAGCGTTTCCCTGGAGCACTTCGGCGCTTCCGCCGACTACAAGACGCTGTACCGCGAATTCGGCATTACGGCCGACGCCGTGGCGCAGGCAGCCCGCGATTCCCTCGCAGCTGTTTCCGGCAGCGGATCCGCCCCGGCCGGCACCACCGGTGCCTCCTCCGGAGCCAAGTCCACCGAGACCGGCGACCAGCAGTAG
- a CDS encoding heme o synthase produces MTAGRKARAYVALTKPRVIELLLVTTLPTMIFAERGLPSLGLILATMVGGALAAGSAGAFNCYIDRDMDKLMKRTKNRPLVTGEVSPREALVFAWVLGIVAIALLWFGANPLTGLLGVGAILLYVVFYTLILKRRTTQNIVWGGMAGCMPVLIAWAAVTNKVEWPAVILFMIIFLWTPPHYWPLSMKYGEDYRNASVPMLGAVAGAKLVSVQVVLYAYATVACSLLLVPAGGAGWVYTVAAVLAGAWFVAESHKLHSRAQREELDDKSAMKVFHLSISYLTILFLALAVDPFVGSSLV; encoded by the coding sequence ATGACGGCGGGCCGCAAGGCCCGGGCTTACGTGGCGCTCACCAAACCACGCGTCATCGAGCTTCTGCTCGTAACCACCCTGCCCACCATGATCTTCGCGGAGCGGGGCCTTCCCTCGCTTGGCCTTATCCTGGCCACCATGGTTGGCGGGGCGTTGGCGGCCGGCAGCGCCGGTGCGTTCAACTGCTACATCGACCGCGACATGGACAAGCTGATGAAGCGGACAAAGAACCGTCCGCTGGTCACCGGCGAGGTTTCCCCGCGGGAAGCGCTGGTCTTCGCCTGGGTGCTGGGCATCGTGGCCATCGCCCTGCTCTGGTTCGGCGCCAATCCGCTGACCGGCCTGCTCGGCGTCGGCGCAATCCTGCTCTACGTGGTCTTCTACACGCTGATCCTCAAGCGCCGCACCACCCAGAACATCGTGTGGGGCGGAATGGCCGGCTGCATGCCGGTGCTGATTGCCTGGGCTGCCGTCACCAACAAGGTGGAATGGCCCGCAGTCATCCTCTTTATGATCATCTTCCTGTGGACGCCGCCGCACTACTGGCCGCTGTCCATGAAGTACGGCGAGGACTACCGCAACGCCAGCGTGCCCATGCTCGGCGCCGTTGCCGGAGCCAAGCTCGTCTCGGTCCAGGTGGTCCTGTACGCCTACGCCACGGTGGCCTGCTCGCTGCTGCTGGTTCCCGCCGGTGGAGCCGGCTGGGTCTACACGGTGGCCGCAGTGCTGGCCGGTGCATGGTTCGTGGCGGAGTCCCACAAGCTGCATTCCCGTGCACAGCGCGAGGAGCTTGACGACAAGTCGGCCATGAAGGTCTTCCACCTGTCCATCAGCTACCTCACCATCCTGTTCCTGGCCCTGGCCGTGGACCCGTTTGTGGGCAGCTCGCTGGTCTAG
- a CDS encoding COX15/CtaA family protein — MSSTSAGVPARQSTGPLPAAGRLIRSLAVASLVANIVIVVTGGAVRLTASGLGCPEWPLCTADSLVTTPQMGVHGIIEFGNRMLTFVLTAVAFATVFSVWRIRAQRRDLWWLSIGLLAGIPAQAVVGGITVLTGLNPWIVGLHFIISMVLIVAAVVLVNRAWLSSGDLVVRHAPLAGKTLRPLLGAMGVLSGITVLLGVMVTGSGPHAGDHGAARNGLNPDLITRVHVVPVYLLVFALAVALYLVFRRTADARVRNAVVLLAVVVLAQAVIGYTQHFLHLPIALVALHMLGACLLTAAAAQAVFTGYAKQVPGSAGDAAAPVSGAPAGR; from the coding sequence GTGTCATCAACCTCGGCCGGAGTTCCGGCCCGGCAATCCACCGGTCCCCTGCCTGCGGCAGGACGGTTGATCCGCTCCCTCGCCGTGGCCTCGCTGGTGGCCAACATCGTTATTGTGGTGACCGGCGGTGCGGTCCGCCTGACCGCCTCCGGCCTTGGCTGCCCCGAGTGGCCGCTGTGCACCGCTGACTCGCTGGTGACGACGCCGCAAATGGGCGTGCACGGCATCATCGAGTTCGGCAACCGGATGCTGACCTTCGTGCTGACCGCCGTTGCCTTTGCCACCGTGTTCTCCGTCTGGCGGATCCGAGCCCAGCGCCGCGACCTCTGGTGGCTGTCCATCGGACTGCTCGCCGGCATCCCGGCGCAGGCCGTGGTTGGCGGCATCACCGTGCTCACCGGCCTGAACCCCTGGATTGTGGGCCTGCACTTCATCATTTCCATGGTGCTGATTGTCGCCGCCGTGGTGTTGGTGAACCGTGCCTGGCTGTCCTCCGGAGACCTGGTCGTCCGTCACGCCCCGCTTGCCGGCAAGACCCTTCGCCCGCTGCTGGGCGCCATGGGCGTCCTTTCCGGCATCACCGTGCTGCTCGGCGTCATGGTCACCGGTTCCGGTCCGCATGCGGGAGACCACGGAGCGGCCCGCAACGGGCTCAACCCGGACCTCATTACCCGCGTCCACGTGGTGCCCGTCTATCTGCTGGTCTTCGCGCTGGCGGTTGCCCTTTACCTGGTCTTCCGCCGCACGGCCGACGCCCGGGTGCGCAATGCGGTGGTGCTGCTGGCCGTCGTCGTCCTGGCCCAGGCCGTGATCGGCTATACGCAGCATTTCCTGCACCTGCCGATCGCCCTGGTGGCACTGCACATGCTCGGTGCATGCCTGCTCACTGCTGCGGCTGCGCAGGCGGTCTTTACGGGATATGCCAAGCAGGTCCCCGGCAGCGCCGGTGATGCTGCCGCTCCGGTGTCCGGTGCCCCTGCCGGGCGCTAG